A part of Aegilops tauschii subsp. strangulata cultivar AL8/78 chromosome 2, Aet v6.0, whole genome shotgun sequence genomic DNA contains:
- the LOC109746738 gene encoding WAT1-related protein At5g64700, whose translation MGNGKVYATIVLIRLIYAGMHIFTKAAFEEGTSTTVFVFYRHAVAAIFLAPFAFFLEIRQGSAPPLTFRLSVKIFAHAFYGMAGTINLYSIGLNYASATSSSAIFNIVPVVAFILAVMFRMETLKLKSVHGMAKASGILLCIGGVVALALYQGPQLKSLNHHPLLHSTGTAVHARPEKNWALGIFLMTASVVIWALWTVQQGPLLLEYPSKLLNTTLQCTFASVQSFVIALVMERDFSRWKLAGGMSLFAVLFTGIVVAAISYYLQIWVIEKKGPVFLSMSMPLSLVFTMVIASFLLGEDVGLGSIIGGALLVAGLYAVLWGKGREERGAAVEAALPQRGAGESKESEIVSDATAKV comes from the exons ATGGGCAACGGCAAGGTGTACGCGACGATCGTGCTCATCAGGCTGATCTACGCCGGCATGCACATATTCACCAAGGCGGCGTTCGAGGAGGGCACCAGCACCACCGTCTTCGTCTTCTACCGGCACGCCGTCGCCGCCATCTTCTTGGCGCCTTTCGCCTTCTTCCTCGAGATCAG GCAGGGGTCGGCGCCACCGCTGACGTTCAGACTCTCCGTCAAGATCTTTGCCCACGCCTTCTATGG GATGGCTGGAACGATAAACCTGTATAGCATTGGCCTGAATTATGCTTCGGCAACCTCTTCGTCGGCCATCTTCAACATCGTCCCCGTGGTTGCATTCATCCTGGCCGTCATGTTCAG GATGGAGACTCTGAAGTTGAAGAGCGTCCACGGCATGGCCAAGGCCTCGGGGATACTTCTGTGCATCGGAGGCGTGGTCGCGCTGGCGCTGTACCAAGGCCCCCAGCTCAAGTCCTTGAACCACCACCCGCTCCTGCACAGCACCGGCACGGCCGTGCACGCGCGCCCGGAGAAGAACTGGGCGCTCGGCATCTTCCTCATGACCGCGTCGGTCGTGATATGGGCCCTGTGGACAGTACAGCAG GGCCCCCTGTTGCTGGAGTACCCATCCAAGCTTCTCAACACGACGCTCCAGTGCACCTTCGCCAGCGTCCAGTCGTTCGTCATCGCCCTCGTCATGGAGAGGGACTTCTCGCGGTGGAAGCTCGCCGGCGGCATGAGCCTCTTCGCGGTGCTCTTCACG GGCATTGTTGTGGCGGCGATCTCGTACTACCTGCAGATCTGGGTGATCGAGAAGAAAGGCCCGGTGTTCCTGTCCATGTCCATGCCGCTCAGCCTCGTCTTCACCATGGTGATCGCCTCCTTCCTCCTGGGAGAAGACGTGGGCCTGGGAAG CATTATCGGTGGCGCGCTCCTCGTTGCCGGTCTCTATGCCGTGCTCTGGGGCAAGGGGCGGGAGGAGCGAGGGGCGGCGGTGGAGGCCGCTCTGCCGCAGAGGGGGGCGGGGGAATCAAAGGAGAGCGAGATCGTCTCCGACGCGACGGCCAAAGTTTGA